The Oreochromis aureus strain Israel breed Guangdong linkage group 7, ZZ_aureus, whole genome shotgun sequence region TAAAATGATGGATTTTGACAATAAACCAAAGTATTAGAACTCACGGTGCCAAAATAGTTATGttctaggaaaaaaaatcaggaaatcAACAGATTGGGGAATGAATATCTGTACCAGCAGTTCTCGAGACATTTCATTTTGTACCGCAGGGATCCAATCTGGAGTCCAAACACTAAAGCCACACTATAGCTccagctaaaaaagaaaaaaaaacaacaacaaccccgAAATACACAAAGTGGGAATTCAGATGTAAACTCACCACCTTTAGCTGTCAGCAGGGGCAATTCCAGGATCAAACCTTTTCCTTCCTTTCCTCCTTTTTACCTTTGCAAACCCAAATTCAACTGCAGTCTAATAAGACACTACTTATTGTACTGTCTAAGAATGACTCAGAATGAATCATCACAGTTCTTATACTGGTTTTAGGGTGGGCACTTCAGTTATAAAACCTGAGGCAAAGGCTCAATTATGTTGACCATAATTTTCCAGAGTTAAAGAACAATTTGTTGCAAAGCAGATAACAGCTTTTGTCAGTATCTTAACCACACAAAGCCAGTCCATTGTACttaaagcaattttaaaaagtcgTAGTGCCACTTTATATATCTGGACATTAGTAATAGAGTTGCTTTTAGCTGTAACCTGTACTGTGCTACGATGAAATTTAGATGTGCTTAAGCACCCCCCCAAAAGGGTCTAAACTCACCAGTGGGTGTCAATAGGTTTGGCCACTAAAGTCATGTCCAGTCCAGTTTTGCATGCTTAAGCAGCTTCACACTTCAACTGGGAACCCTCCACGCTAATGTCAGCAAGAATAATTAAAACAGTGAATTTTGTTACATCAGTGTGAATTTTTAAAAGGTgagatgacaaaaaaaaaaaatactacatgTTTTTGTACCCTATTGGGACCCCttgacttttttggggggggggggtgtttacATTGCTTTATTGTGACTTATCATcagttctctttttttctggagAAAAATCACTTTAAAGGTCTTCAGTCTTCTCAGATTCCCCCAAAGTGCCTAGTGTTGAAGGTTTTTTTCTGAGGCGTGGGaggtggaggtgtgtgtgtgtgtgtgtgtgtgcgtgtgtgtgtgtgtgtgtgttgggggggtcCTGTGTAATCAAGCCCATATTTCTGCTGTTTCTGACACCGCATTTATTCGCGGATCTCACTTGCACCATTGTTTCTAAAGCCAgcatctctctccctccccaCTGATGCTGCCGATGCTGCTGCCACACATCCCCGTACAGTACATCGTGTTGTGGTCCTTGCATGTGTGCTGGAGATCACATTATCTCGCATCACAGggaaatgaacagaaaaaaaaacggCCCCTCCCactctgcttcttttttcttcttctttttcttcttctttttttttttttttttttttgctctttttacaCCACCACCCCTCTCAGCACGTCCCGCCACCTCCCCTCCCCCTGTCCTCGGTAAAAAGCAGCAGGTGTTATTCCCGTATAACCTGAAGATTTAGGTGGTAATTAGCATTACCTCTCAGCCCGGGAGAGTTATATTTATGCTTGCTGGTGACGGCAGGGGACGCGAGTCGAGTGTGCTTCTGGGCACCCGACGAGAGAAGAAATCACGCCTCAAAAACACGTGGGAGAGATTACTCAAATATTCCTCCTTTTTACCCTCTTTACCCCTCTAGCGGCTGCACGGTTGTCTCTCCCCGTTAAGCAATAAGCTGCAGCCCattagtaatttttttttcttgcaggaTGTCAGGCACACCATAAATACACATATAGATGCACACAGGTTTCACTGTAGCTAAGGGCTTTGACCTTGTGTTATGCTGCCCTTATTAAGTAGCTATTACAAATGTCCCgaaaccaccaacaacacaatgCAATGCACGCTGGCAAATCCATGCATATGACAAAGTGGATGTGCTTACAACAGGTTCACAATTGATGGTTCAAATGGTGCACTGGTAGAAATGCAGGATCGGGCTAAAGATTCTCCTAGGAGGCAATTAACTGCACAGATATTACATAATGACAGCCCACACTTCTCACCAGCATCCCCGGTCCATGCCAAAGGATGAGATGGGGCTTGTTGAGAAGAATTACGTTAACGAGGAGGTTGGGGGGTGGCGGGAGGGTACACCCCCCTCTCTCATCCCCTAACACCACCACCTTTTCGTGCCAGTCACCTCAAAGGGAAGCAGCGGGTCAGAAATGAAACACCTTGAAACTGTCACAGGACGCTCTCTCCCTCCGCACAGAGGGGCACAATTCTTGACGGGATCTTACCTTTGCTATTGTCCTCTTCCCTGTTCAGATACATGGCTGTTACTTCACTCCGAGGCAAACGCGATCGCAGGTATTTGTTTGCGTACTCCTCCGGCGCGTACCGTGAGCTCCGCTGATGTGATTTAGTAGTAGTAgctgtttattgtttttgttgctctCCTGAAcagcctctcctctctcctcctagTGGATAGGTAGGCTAACCAGTTTGAGACTCTCACtatctccctccctccctctcttcctctccctgcctccttctctctctctctctctctctctctctctaataaCCACTGTGCGCTGTGGTTTAGAGGACAAAATGGGGAAAGTGACTTTTGCAGCAGTGTGAAGAAGTCTGCCACGTGTGATTTTTTTATCATTTCGCTTGTTTTGCATATGTTtatcatatttaaaaatgtgcCTGTGCGCGTAAAGGGGAGTGCAGTCACAGCCCACCGATGGAGACTTATTAATGCAGGGCTTATAGCCATGTTGCACAGGTTAATTGGGAAATCTCTTTAGTATAAACAGCTTTTAACTGTGTCAAAGTACCAAATTACAAGCAAAATCCTGCGTTCACTTCAGTCTTAAGCTCCTTTTTGGGTTTCCACAGTGGTTCCAAgatgtatatattatatattatccTAATCAGAAGATTAATgcgttaaaaatgtaaatgcccAGTGATACTCAGAATGGCCATTGGTTGTGCATGTAAAATGCAGGTGAAATGATTAGCCGACAACTAAATCCTCATTTAAGCCATTTATCAAGCAAAACTGCCTCCTTCTCCAGTAGAGTTCAAGCTTTTGTTCATTGATGTCAACATTAACTGATTGGATCCACTCAGGAAAAAGTTTATGCCCAAAATGCTGACTTTAAGTAATCTGATCAGATGTTAATTTTCCGTGTAATTTGTTTACATGAGTACATtgtaaaatgttgaatttaatgAAATCTCCAAGCACATTTTCCTTATTGattatttgaataaatgaaCGTTTGATTTCATATATTTCAGCTGCATTTTACTCAAATGCTGGCTGCATGTAAACTGAAGGTGAAaaatctttttctctttttttgttattattttgagtcttttttttttttgaaaagggCATCTGAAATGACAGTGATGAACATTTGTGActtgaaaaaaaataagttatAAGTAAATATTTAATCAACAGTGATGCCAATCATAACTAAATAACTATTTAAATATCCAAACAAATGTTGAATATTAAAAAGTGCATTAAAACTGATATGATAATAGTGGAGTGGAATTATAAAGACAAACCAATGGTAGCGCTCATGTACTCGGCACACTGTCTGAATGACACATTTTAATGGATCAATTTGTAAAACCCAGTGCTTCACTGCCACCAAACACTGATATGATGTGAGAAAAGTTGGAAACCCATCTAACCCTGTCACTTCACCCCACCTGCCTCATATCCATATCCCTGCTTTATATAGTATTTCATGCAAGACGGTATCCTGCATGAGCAGACTGAGAGCTTTCATGGAGTCATCGGGTGCTTCCCCTGTCACTTTTTGATGCAAGGTGATGTGACTGCTATCCCTATATTAGAGGCAGAAATGAGATGTCGATTATTTTACCACTCGGTATTCAGCCTGTCTTACATCACCCATTGGCAGCCCAGGAAGTGGTGAAGGAACAGTTTGTCCATGACCTTGACTTAGTTCTAGAAAAAGCCAGTTAGAAagcaaattaaaacattttcaattattttttaCCCTTTCTCTGAGCAAATTTCCAATTTGTGCTGGAACTTCCTGTCGCGTGAAGCTGGAGCATTATAAAATAAATGGGATAAGTCATGACAGTTATTAAAACTAAACCATAGAGCCCACATCAAAACACTTGCCACTCAGTAGATGTTGTAAAAAAATAGAAGTAGTTTAATTAATCCATGGcattaaatctgaaaaaaatgatCATTAAAATGGACACTGATCACCAATTCCCTCTGCTCTGAAATTCTGACAGCGTCTCCTGCGGTATGTTATTGTACTTCACAGCCTATCAGAGACTCTCAGATTGCCTGAgtaataaatgtgaatgtttCCCACACAAGTCTGCAAAATGGAAAGCTAATATTCTATTCCGTCACGTGGCCCTCTGATATCACAGATTAGAAATTCAATAGGATATGAGAAGAGCTGTACTGTAGATGCAAATGCTGTGTGCATTCGCAATACCTCAACTAACTGTTTGCCTGCATTTTGTCAATAGAGCTGCGAAGGTCATTTGCGCAGAGCGTCCTGCAGTGATTTCCATTtgattatattttgttttgcgCTGCGCTTCGTGCTATTTGTTCACCACCTGAGAATCTTTTTGCCATTTGTTAGGAGAATTCTCCACAGGCTAATTTGACCACAGTCTATTCGCACCCCCTGCCCCACGCCGCAGCCACCACCCCCTGCCCTGTGCTCCCAGCAGCATTGTGCCTGTCACTGATGCATCTGTCTCCACTGGTATCTATAAATACCCCCTTCTCTCCCCTTCAAAAACCTGATTCCCATTGATTTAGTGACCTATATACACATCACCATCATCTCCTCCCTTCCTCCGGCTCTCTGCTCCTTCTGTAGATGGTCCTTTGCTGCCTCCACCTCTGATTTCCTCTTTCCTTCATCATCCTTTCCCATTAAGCCCAACTTAGACCACCTCTTCCTCCACCTTCTCCCATCCTCTTGCTAGAAAGCAGGAAAGGCTAATAATAGTTCACGCTGGAAAGCTTTAGTCATGACACATGAAAAGGACTCGAGTGAGGAAAAGAACAGTAGCTGGAGCTCATTTCTGTATTTCAAAGTGTTGTCATTGTGGTAAACTGAGCCTTCAGCTAATCTCCTGTGCGTGTAAACACTGGAGTGGGTAGGAAAGGAGTCTCTCAGAGAGGCACAGCATTCAATGTGAAATCTAACTCTGCCTAAATAAGATCAAAGACAAAGAcatacagaaaaagagagagcggGGTGTGTGTGGTGTGCATGCAGGGCTGTATGAAGGTGCTATGATGTAATAATGCTGCAGGCTGCTGCAAAATAGCACCCAGAGAACTAATGCCATGAACAGTAATGTTAAATTCATTGCAAACAGCAAGGGATTAATAATGAATATGTTCTGCTGAGACAAGCAGGAATCCTAAACCCCAAACATTAGGCTCAATTGCCCaagaaaatacacttattcCTATCATGCAAGTTCTAAACACATAGACAGACCTTATTCAGCGAGTGCAACCACAAAGAGCTCATTTAAAAGAGGTCTGCCACAGCTGTAAGAGACTAACAAAAGAAAGCTGAAACAGTGAGTGAGATCGGAGCGCGTGATTTTCTACCACACCACCCCAGCTTAGCATACACCTGTAGTATAAGGCACTGCTCTGCTCTCTTCCCACTCCCACTAGAGGACCACAGCTCTACTGCGACCCCACACTGACACCTGGTGGCTTCATCGGGCAAAAACTATAACAGCAGTCACAGCTGCTCCCGTGCCCCGAGGAGCAACAATGTCACCCTTGCAGTCTTCAAAACATAGCCCTACTGTTTAGTCTTCACAGCATTATTACACGTGAAAAAAATGCTGTGTCAGTTCTTCTGTGTTCTCTCGGACGACCGCCGGACCTTGAAAGCGGATGCATTTATGAGAGTTAAAAAAGTGTGAAGCTCAGCACACAGACAACCACAACAGGAGATTTCAGGACAGTGAGTTTATTTAACAGCGAATTGTGACAGGGAacacaatttatttttatttccattgCATTGTAAACCATGTCTAAGACAACTGTGTCATTTACCACATATTCATAAACACCCTCTATGTCATAGAGAGACTTTGTAGGTGGACAGCGGGGGTGGGGGGTCCTCGATTTCTAAAGTGCTGTAATGCACAATTCCTCTTGGAAGAAGAGAACAGAGGCCGTGAAATGCGCTCAGACCCCCCAAAAGGCCTCCAAGGTCCCCCCAGCTGCATTATTCATACACCGTGTTTCCTGTGACTGACGGATGGTGTTCAGTGTTTACTTTTTTCctactgtgtgtctgtgtgtgtgtggctttacTTATTGCATATCAGTGAGCTGGTTCATGAAATTTCTCGGTGAACGTGTAAAGCACAAATCTTTAgattaaaacataataaactcttCACTATATTCATAATACATCTCGTAATAGCTACGTTACATTCTTATATCAGATTCGTTTAGAATATGTACGGGATATACATTTGTGGATAACTGGTGATGGGTGACATAGTGGACACCATCACGTTGGGTCTCTTATAATGACCTGTTGTCTCAGCCCTATGGATCCAGTTTTACAGACATACATAAGCTGACATGTTCATTTCATTCAAGACTtctgcacagaaataaatcaaAACTTTTAAATCACGTCTGCAAAAGCAGCACACAGATTTCCAAGATTTCGAGTATCCAAAGCAGGTCTCTTGTGCCTAATGATCCTTTGTGCTTTCTTTGATTGTATACACTCCGGGTCGTATATTTGGTGTTTTAAAAGCTCCTCTGTGTTAGCCTGCACCCTGGCGACAGATGCTGGACAGATTGGATGGCAGAGGAGGGCAACAGATAGaaagaaagggaggggggagggCATTGGACCGACAATCAAGAGAATCAAGAGAAAAATACCGCGGTGTCACACTAACAACTACACATCAACTACACCACTACACCGTCAGACACGcacgcacatacacaaaaaaaccctaatGCACGAGGTCAGTTTAAATTCACAGCAGGGTTAAAGAAAATTGACTTGCGCAGCGTGTTCAAAGTTCGGGCAAAAAAACTGATGAGAACGATCCGAGAACAacgagggaggggagaggggtGGGCTTTTAAAGGAAATCACAACAGTAATGTGGACGAGACAAATGTAGGCATTGTGATGACAATAACAGCAAATACGAAATGAACTTGGaatgtggaaaagaaaaaaaaagaaaaattacagcGGTACTTTATAAAGCCAAGCTCACATGAGCAGACGGGCCATCTTGTTATCTGCCGTCATGGCTGGAGGTGCCAGATGATGTCCCTCACTGACCTATGGCTTTCAGTTAAGACATTGATAACGCTGAGATTAGCTCGAAGTGATTCAGTCAGTGTGGCCTTGGTCGTTAGTGCAGCCACTGTCATATTGCAGCCACCTCATGAAAGAAGCACCATTCAAAACAGACAGATTTTCTTTACCGTCCGATGCCAGCGGGTCTCTGTCGGCTTTCACATTTAATTTTCAGAACTCTTTAAGCATTTCTGCGAGTCGTTAACTTAAAACGAAAGACACTTCCCTCTATTGCCGATGCTTCATTTGGTCCTAGCTGGTGAAACAGGCTGACCCACACTTAAACAATAGCAATAGGCAATAGGCAGAAATGCCTCcaccccaaaaaagaaaactgcactAGTGTTCCCCACTGcaaacatttaagaaaaaaaaatcttattaaaGTGTTGCATGTAAGTTCATATGATGTGTCCGGCGTTAATATTCCTTCATTCGATATGTCCACatcatcataaaacataaaaatcaccaCAACATGAATTGACAGGGGAGCTGGAGAGGTAGGTGTGCAAAAAAGCCAtcatttacaaaacaaacaataaatccTAAAACGTCAAGTTCATATCATCTGCATATTTACAATATAGTTAAGTGGGACACTTTgacacaggaaaagaaaaacaacacacaaatacataGTGCTATACTGCCCACAGAAAGGAATATCgataaataaagctcactccCACAAATTAAATACACTGAAAAGTTGCATCGTGTATCTACAGTGCAACAATGCAGTTGACGAGCTGCTTGAATGGTGGGAGCAAGGAGGGAATGTGATTGGAATAATACACTTCAAAGTCACCTTGATCTCCGGTGAGATAAACCAATGGCAGCGCTTCAGTGTCGCGATGCATAAACAAGATACAACAGGGCTGCTTTCCCTCGCAGCTTAAAGCAAACAAAACCCtctaaagcaaacaaacagatgtttggttaaaaaaaaaatcatcgagTGCACTGAGAACGCATTGGTGTGATTTTCTGATATCCAAAGGATTTTTAGCTCTTTGGGTCCTGCCATTGAATTCAAGTTTGGATAAAGAATTCAAACTGAATATGAACTCATctgtaaacaaaaataattcGGTCTGCATCTGATGTGAGGATGAAATGCTCTGGACTTGCTGGCTCCACAATGGATGACTGTATTCATAAATCTCAGGAGGTGAGGTCTGACTGTTTGTTAGCATCAATAATTACTAATAATCTGGCTTTCCATTAGAATTACTTTCAGCTCATTTAGTGTTCACAGCTATCGTCTGCGTCTGAATCCACCGTGCATCACGCGTGGCAGAAAGCTGCTTGCTGTACTTTAGGTCGCaatccaatcagtgatgtcaCAGCAGGTGTTTTCGGTCGCCTGACAAAGGCTAACTAAACCCCCGCTGTGACATCAATGATTGGGGTGTGGGCAGAAGTGCGATGCGCTTGACCCATAAAAAGGCGTGAAGGCGCAGCTGTTTTGTGATTCTGTCAGAGTTCAAATAAAGGTTACGCATGTAGTTTGTAGTTGAGCACTGATTCCCACACCGGTGCTTCAGTCCAGTGTGCATCCACGAAACAAAGCTATAGTCCGGGGGGGGGGCAACAGTTGAACCATTGTGGTAGCGCAACGCATCAGATGGAACCTGATCTACTTAAAAAGCCATGGCAATCAAAGTGTGCTCAGAGCTGAATGGCTGGGTTCATTACAACCACTTACAGGAAGGGATGTGGCTCCTACGGAAAGATCATAGCGATTGTGCTGGTATCACATCAACACGTTGCCTCGGTCTTTGTCTGAAACAGAGGCCTGTGTTACTGTAACTCGTTGTGTGTTACCTTTTAAGACATAAGGTTAAGGGaaggttgtgtttttgttttacaggaCTAATATTCTTCTACTTGCCTAAGTAAGGaatgtgcatttatttttaatctgatcatcatcatttatAATTTATAGTTTCAAACCAATTGGTAAGATTTCATCTGTCATTTAAAGACTAAAATTTGGTACTGTAAGGTGTGCAGAACTGCAGCAACCGAGGGCAGTACATCtgctttaaaactttaacaatcaTATTCAAAAAGATAAGTACAATGTTGTAATTATAAAGCGatattctttttaaaacttaaaacaaGCTGATATTTGTGGCTTTATTTCCAGAGAGCTGGTTAAACCTGccaactggattttttttttgtgccgcCATAGGCAGCTTGGCAAACAAAGGCTCCCTCCTGAATGATTTGAACACATTCAAcacaaaaaatttaaaacaatctGTACTAATGGTCACGCTCTGACCCATCACAAACTTCACTCAGTATGGGATGAATCTTCGCGAAGTTGGTGTAATGCATTATGGGAGGGAAAGGCAGAAAGGAGGTGCtccttatttgtcttttttaggCAAGaagctgaggataaattcaccCACGCCCAGGAAGTAGACCACCTGGGCGATGCCAAACAGAGGAGCGATAACCAAGGCTCGACAGTAGGCTCCCTTCAGGAAGGCTGATGGACCCTCGTTACGCATGATTTTCCTGGggaacaaacaggaaaacattGGATTAACCCAAAAACATATCCAGCACCGGCAGACATGGCGGGTGACTGTACATAGCACCTTGCACGTGCTGTAAAAGCATAATTAGGTCACCTGATGCAGTCAGTCACTCCAGCGTACGTGTCTTCTGTGTTCCCTCGGGTCAGCGACTGCAGTCTAGTCTTTATAACTGCAACACAGTGAGTTCAGGTGAGTATAACATCAAACATCAGTGCAAAGACTGCGGAAACAGTGTTCTCAGTGCCACTGCTCACCATCAACGGGGTTTACAGCCACAGCTGCCGTGCTTCCCGCAACGCAGCCTGATATAAACGACACGTAGAAAGGAGCAGGGCCCTCTGCGCCTCTTTTCCCAAAGTTATTCAAGTTGGCGAAAAGGGGGAAATAGATAATAGAGAATGGAACATCCCTACAAAATCAGAGAAATAAAACCATGACAGTAAGTTCTGAGACATTCACTAAATCTACAAAACTACAGTTGCCAAATCTGTTTTACCTGAGCAGCGTGGCACCAAGGCCTTTATACAGCCCAGCTATGCCCTTTTCCCTCAGTAACTGTCTGGTAATCTGCATAGCTGTCGGGGATTTCGTCTCCACGGTACCTGCTGCCACTGTCTCTGGCATCAGCTTCCTTTGAGCAGCTACAAATTGCAGGGAACATTGAAAGAATAGTTCAAGCACTCGATGCTAAGAGCAGGTATACATGAACAAACATTTTGGATttgtaacagaaaaaaatacaagataagACTGCTGTCATCTCTGACGTGACCACATGAGGCCACTGTTACTACACAACGTCACAAACAATGCAGTCTTTGCTAGATTAGATCTCCTCTTACCAATCCGCCCAGCATCTTGGAGCTGAATTTTCAACATCTCCATAGGAGTTGTGACAATAACCTACAATTagagcaaaataaaggtttcacATGAACTGTCAACATATACAGACTGTGAACAAATTAATCTGAAAGTTTAGTTTACGACTGACAAGTACAGAgagtggaggggaaaaaaaacaagtgcaGTGTAAATCTAATTTCATCCATTAGTTAAATGTCAACTCTTGTTTTCCTCTCTAATCCATACAGTAGTAACTAGTTAACTGGATTAAGGGTGAGATGGTCATGTTCTCAGCTGCAATCTTAATCCAAGGTCTGCTACACTTAATCTAATCGCATTCCTCGGGCTTGAAGCCTTTGGCCTCATTGACAACAGGCATTTCCTTCTGACTCACTCAC contains the following coding sequences:
- the slc25a22a gene encoding mitochondrial glutamate carrier 1, which gives rise to MADKQISLPAKLINGGIAGLIGVTCVFPIDLAKTRLQNQQNGSRLYTSMSDCLIKTIRSEGYFGMYRGAAVNLTLVTPEKAIKLAANDFFRHHLSKDGKITLFKEMLAGCGAGTCQVIVTTPMEMLKIQLQDAGRIAAQRKLMPETVAAGTVETKSPTAMQITRQLLREKGIAGLYKGLGATLLRDVPFSIIYFPLFANLNNFGKRGAEGPAPFYVSFISGCVAGSTAAVAVNPVDVIKTRLQSLTRGNTEDTYAGVTDCIRKIMRNEGPSAFLKGAYCRALVIAPLFGIAQVVYFLGVGEFILSFLPKKDK